The Enterobacter asburiae genome window below encodes:
- the hemF gene encoding oxygen-dependent coproporphyrinogen oxidase: MKPDAQLVKTFLLQLQDEICQKLAAADGGEFQEDNWQREAGGGGRSRVLRNGGIFEQAGVNFSHVHGDAMPASATAHRPELAGRSFEAMGVSLVVHPHNPFVPTSHANVRFFIAEKPGADPVWWFGGGFDLTPYYGFEEDAVHWHTTARDLCLPFGEDVYPKFKKWCDDYFYLKHRDEQRGIGGLFFDDLNTPDFDTAFSFMRAVGEGYTDAYLPIVERRKNTDYGVREREFQLYRRGRYVEFNLVWDRGTLFGLQTGGRTESILMSMPPLVRWEYCYEPKEGSPEAALREFIQVRDWV, from the coding sequence ATGAAACCCGATGCTCAACTGGTCAAAACCTTCCTGCTGCAGCTGCAGGATGAAATCTGCCAGAAACTGGCTGCCGCAGACGGCGGTGAATTTCAGGAAGATAACTGGCAGCGAGAGGCCGGGGGCGGCGGGCGCAGCCGGGTGCTGCGTAACGGCGGCATCTTCGAACAGGCGGGCGTGAATTTTTCCCACGTTCACGGCGACGCGATGCCCGCGTCTGCGACGGCACATCGTCCTGAGCTGGCTGGCCGCAGCTTCGAGGCGATGGGCGTCTCGCTGGTAGTGCACCCGCACAACCCGTTTGTGCCCACCAGCCACGCCAACGTACGCTTTTTCATTGCGGAAAAACCGGGCGCCGACCCGGTCTGGTGGTTCGGCGGCGGTTTCGATTTAACGCCCTACTACGGCTTCGAAGAGGATGCCGTGCACTGGCACACCACCGCACGGGACCTTTGTCTGCCGTTTGGCGAAGACGTCTACCCGAAATTCAAAAAGTGGTGCGATGACTACTTTTACCTGAAGCACCGCGACGAGCAGCGCGGCATCGGCGGGCTGTTCTTTGACGATCTCAACACGCCTGATTTTGATACCGCGTTCAGCTTTATGCGCGCGGTAGGCGAAGGCTATACCGACGCCTATCTGCCGATTGTCGAGCGTCGTAAAAATACCGACTACGGCGTGCGCGAGCGTGAGTTCCAGCTCTACCGCCGCGGGCGCTACGTGGAGTTCAACCTGGTGTGGGATCGCGGGACGCTGTTCGGCCTGCAGACCGGCGGGCGCACGGAGTCGATTCTGATGTCGATGCCGCCGCTGGTGCGCTGGGAGTACTGCTACGAGCCAAAAGAAGGCAGCCCGGAGGCTGCCTTGCGTGAGTTTATTCAGGTTCGGGACTGGGTGTAG
- the maeB gene encoding NADP-dependent oxaloacetate-decarboxylating malate dehydrogenase → MDEQLKQSALDFHEFPVPGKIQVSPTKPLATQRDLALAYSPGVAAPCLEIEKDPLAAYKYTARGNLVAVISNGTAVLGLGNIGALAGKPVMEGKGVLFKKFAGIDVFDIEVDELDPDKFINVVAALEPTFGGINLEDIKAPECFYIEQKLRERMNIPVFHDDQHGTAIISTAAILNGLRVVEKNLSDVRMVVSGAGAAAIACMNLLVALGMQKHNIVVCDSKGVIYKDREPNMAETKAAYAVDDDGKRTLDDVIDGADIFLGCSGPKVLTQEMVKKMARAPMILALANPEPEILPPLAKAVREDAIICTGRSDYPNQVNNVLCFPFIFRGALDVGATAINEEMKLAAVHAIAELAHAEQSEVVASAYGDQDLSFGPDYIIPKPFDPRLIVKIAPAVAKAAMDSGVATRPIHDFDAYVDKLTEFVYKTNLFMKPIFSQARADAKRVVLAEGEEARVLHATQELITLGLAKPILIGRPSVIEMRIQKLGLQIKPGVDFEIVNNESDPRFKEYWSEYYAIMKRRGITQEQAQKAVISNTTVIGAIMVHRGEADALICGTIGDYHEHFSVVQEIFGYRDGVHTAGAMNALLLPSGNTFIADTYVNDDPTPDELAEITVMAAETVRRFGIEPKVALLSHSNFGSSKSAAACKMRQTLELVRERAPELMIDGEMHGDAALVESIRNERMPDSPLKGSANILIMPNVEAARISYNLLRVSSSEGVTVGPVLMGVAKPVHVLTPIASVRRIVNMVALAVVEAQTQPL, encoded by the coding sequence ATGGATGAGCAGTTGAAACAGAGTGCCCTCGATTTTCACGAGTTTCCTGTCCCGGGGAAAATCCAGGTCTCCCCAACCAAGCCGCTGGCAACCCAGCGCGATCTGGCGCTGGCCTATTCGCCGGGCGTGGCTGCACCGTGTCTGGAAATCGAAAAAGACCCGCTGGCGGCCTACAAATATACCGCGCGCGGCAACCTTGTCGCCGTGATCTCTAACGGCACGGCGGTGCTGGGGCTGGGCAACATCGGCGCGCTGGCCGGTAAGCCGGTGATGGAAGGGAAGGGGGTACTGTTCAAGAAATTCGCCGGTATCGACGTGTTCGACATCGAGGTGGATGAACTCGATCCTGACAAATTCATCAACGTGGTGGCCGCGCTGGAGCCGACCTTCGGCGGGATCAACCTGGAAGACATCAAAGCGCCGGAATGTTTCTATATCGAGCAGAAGCTGCGCGAGCGTATGAACATTCCCGTGTTCCATGATGACCAGCACGGGACCGCGATTATCAGCACCGCCGCGATTCTCAACGGCCTGCGCGTGGTAGAGAAAAATCTCTCCGACGTGCGCATGGTGGTCTCTGGTGCAGGCGCCGCGGCCATCGCCTGTATGAACCTGCTGGTGGCGCTGGGTATGCAGAAACACAACATTGTGGTCTGCGACTCCAAAGGCGTTATCTATAAAGACCGCGAGCCGAACATGGCGGAAACCAAAGCGGCGTACGCGGTCGACGACGACGGTAAACGCACCCTGGACGACGTGATTGACGGCGCGGATATCTTCCTCGGCTGCTCGGGTCCGAAAGTACTGACCCAGGAGATGGTGAAGAAGATGGCGCGTGCGCCAATGATCCTGGCCCTGGCGAACCCTGAGCCCGAAATCCTGCCGCCGCTGGCGAAAGCGGTGCGTGAAGACGCCATCATCTGTACCGGCCGTTCGGACTACCCGAACCAGGTCAACAATGTGCTCTGCTTCCCGTTCATCTTCCGCGGCGCGCTGGACGTCGGCGCAACGGCGATCAACGAAGAGATGAAGCTTGCCGCCGTTCACGCCATCGCGGAGCTGGCGCACGCCGAGCAGAGCGAAGTGGTCGCGTCTGCGTACGGCGATCAGGATCTGAGCTTCGGCCCGGACTACATCATTCCCAAACCGTTCGACCCGCGCCTGATTGTCAAAATTGCGCCAGCCGTTGCCAAAGCGGCGATGGACTCCGGCGTGGCGACGCGTCCGATTCATGATTTCGACGCGTACGTCGATAAGCTCACCGAGTTCGTCTACAAAACGAACCTGTTCATGAAGCCTATCTTCTCCCAGGCGCGCGCCGACGCGAAGCGCGTGGTGCTGGCGGAAGGGGAAGAGGCGCGCGTGCTGCACGCCACCCAGGAGCTGATCACCTTAGGCCTGGCGAAACCGATCCTGATTGGTCGTCCGAGCGTGATTGAAATGCGTATCCAGAAGCTGGGCCTGCAGATTAAGCCGGGCGTCGACTTCGAGATCGTTAACAACGAATCCGATCCGCGCTTCAAAGAGTACTGGAGCGAATACTACGCGATCATGAAGCGCCGGGGGATCACCCAGGAGCAGGCGCAGAAAGCCGTCATCAGCAACACGACGGTGATCGGCGCGATCATGGTTCATCGCGGCGAGGCGGATGCGCTGATCTGCGGCACCATCGGCGATTACCACGAGCACTTTAGCGTGGTGCAGGAAATCTTCGGCTATCGCGACGGCGTCCATACCGCCGGGGCGATGAACGCGCTGCTGCTGCCAAGCGGCAACACCTTTATTGCGGATACCTACGTTAACGACGATCCGACCCCGGACGAGCTAGCGGAGATTACCGTGATGGCCGCCGAGACCGTGCGTCGCTTTGGCATCGAGCCGAAGGTGGCGCTGCTGTCGCACTCTAACTTTGGTTCGTCTAAATCCGCGGCGGCCTGCAAAATGCGCCAGACGCTGGAGCTGGTGCGCGAGCGTGCGCCGGAGCTGATGATTGACGGGGAAATGCACGGCGATGCCGCGCTGGTGGAGAGCATTCGTAACGAACGTATGCCGGACAGCCCGCTGAAGGGATCGGCGAATATACTGATTATGCCGAACGTGGAAGCGGCGCGTATCAGCTATAACCTGCTGCGCGTCTCCAGCTCTGAAGGGGTGACCGTAGGACCGGTACTGATGGGCGTGGCGAAACCGGTGCATGTGTTAACGCCGATTGCCTCCGTGCGTCGTATCGTGAACATGGTGGCGCTGGCGGTGGTTGAGGCGCAGACGCAGCCGCTGTAA
- the nudK gene encoding GDP-mannose pyrophosphatase NudK, with translation MTLKIDVIKDKILSENYFVLRNITYDLTRNNGEVIRHKREVYDRGNGATILLYNREKQSVVLIRQFRVATWVNGNPDGRLIETCAGLLDDDEPEVCIRKEAVEETGFEVGEVKKVFELFMSPGGVTEIVHFFIAEYSDAQRTHRGGGVEDEDIEVLELPFARALEMMRSGEIMDGKAVILLQYLQTTGLMNADFERK, from the coding sequence ATGACCCTGAAAATTGACGTTATCAAAGACAAAATTCTCTCTGAAAACTACTTTGTCCTGCGTAACATCACCTATGACCTTACGCGTAACAACGGTGAGGTTATCCGCCACAAACGCGAGGTCTACGACCGCGGCAACGGGGCAACCATTCTGCTCTATAACCGTGAAAAGCAGAGCGTGGTGCTGATCCGTCAGTTCAGGGTGGCGACATGGGTTAATGGCAACCCTGACGGACGTCTGATTGAAACCTGCGCGGGCCTGCTCGATGATGATGAGCCGGAAGTTTGTATCCGCAAAGAGGCCGTGGAAGAAACCGGCTTCGAAGTGGGCGAGGTCAAAAAGGTCTTCGAGCTGTTTATGTCGCCGGGCGGCGTAACGGAAATTGTGCATTTCTTCATCGCGGAATACAGCGACGCGCAGCGCACTCACCGCGGCGGTGGCGTGGAGGATGAAGATATCGAAGTGCTGGAGCTTCCTTTTGCCCGGGCGCTGGAGATGATGCGTTCAGGCGAAATCATGGATGGTAAAGCGGTGATATTACTGCAGTATTTACAGACAACCGGGCTGATGAACGCTGATTTCGAACGGAAGTAG
- the tkt gene encoding transketolase: MSRKELANAIRALSMDAVQKANSGHPGAPMGMADIAEVLWNDFLKHNPNDPTWYDRDRFILSNGHASMLLYSLLHLSGYDLPLEELKNFRQLHSKTPGHPEIGYTPGVETTTGPLGQGLANAVGLAIAERTLAAQFNQPDHEIVDHYTYVFMGDGCLMEGISHEVCSLAGTLGLGKLIGFYDHNGISIDGETEGWFTDDTAKRFEAYHWHVVHEIDGHDPEAVKKAIQEAQSVKDKPSLIICRTVIGFGSPNKAGKEEAHGAALGEEEVALTRQKLGWKHPPFEIPKEIYRAWDAREAGEKAQQSWNEKFAAYKKAHPDLAAEFSRRMSGGLPEDWDDKTQALIENLQSNPAKIATRKASQNTLNAIGPLLPELLGGSADLAPSNLTIWSGSKSLKEDIAGNYIHYGVREFGMTAIANGIAHHGGFVPYTATFLMFVEYARNAARMAALMKARQIMVYTHDSIGLGEDGPTHQAVEQLASLRLTPNFSTWRPCDQVEAAVGWKLAVERHNGPTALILSRQNLAQIERTPEQVKNIARGGYILKDSGGKPDVILIATGSEVEITVKAAEKLTAEGHAVRVVSLPSTDIFDAQDEAYRESVLPSSVAARVAVEAGIADYWYKYVGLKGAIVGMRGYGESAPADKLFPYFGFTVENVVEKALSVI, encoded by the coding sequence ATGTCCCGTAAAGAGCTAGCCAATGCCATTCGCGCCCTCAGCATGGATGCCGTGCAAAAAGCCAATTCCGGCCACCCCGGCGCGCCGATGGGCATGGCTGATATTGCCGAAGTGCTGTGGAACGACTTTCTGAAGCACAACCCGAATGACCCCACCTGGTACGATCGCGACCGCTTTATTCTCTCCAACGGTCACGCCTCAATGCTGCTCTACAGCCTGCTGCACCTTTCCGGCTACGATCTGCCGCTTGAGGAGCTGAAAAACTTCCGCCAGCTGCACTCCAAAACGCCGGGGCACCCTGAGATTGGCTATACGCCGGGCGTGGAAACGACGACTGGGCCGCTCGGTCAGGGGCTGGCCAATGCGGTTGGGCTGGCAATTGCCGAACGCACGCTGGCGGCGCAGTTTAACCAGCCGGACCACGAGATTGTCGACCACTATACCTACGTGTTTATGGGTGACGGCTGCCTGATGGAGGGGATTTCCCATGAGGTCTGCTCCCTGGCGGGCACGCTGGGGCTCGGCAAACTGATTGGCTTCTACGATCACAACGGCATCTCCATCGACGGGGAGACCGAAGGCTGGTTTACCGACGACACGGCAAAACGCTTTGAAGCCTATCACTGGCACGTGGTGCACGAGATCGACGGCCACGACCCTGAAGCGGTGAAAAAAGCGATTCAGGAAGCGCAGAGCGTGAAGGATAAACCGTCCCTGATTATCTGCCGCACGGTCATCGGCTTCGGCTCACCGAACAAGGCGGGCAAAGAGGAGGCGCACGGCGCGGCGCTGGGCGAGGAGGAAGTCGCGCTGACCCGGCAAAAGCTGGGGTGGAAACATCCACCGTTTGAGATCCCGAAAGAGATCTACAGAGCCTGGGATGCCCGTGAGGCGGGTGAAAAGGCCCAGCAGTCCTGGAACGAGAAGTTTGCCGCCTACAAAAAAGCGCACCCGGATCTCGCCGCCGAGTTTTCCCGCCGCATGAGCGGCGGCCTGCCGGAGGACTGGGACGATAAAACCCAGGCGCTGATTGAAAACCTGCAGTCCAACCCGGCGAAGATCGCCACCCGCAAGGCGTCGCAAAATACCCTGAACGCAATCGGCCCTCTCCTGCCCGAACTGCTCGGCGGCTCGGCGGATCTGGCGCCCAGCAACCTGACCATCTGGTCGGGCTCAAAATCGCTGAAAGAGGACATTGCCGGGAACTACATCCACTACGGTGTGCGCGAGTTTGGTATGACCGCGATTGCCAACGGCATCGCCCATCACGGCGGGTTTGTGCCGTACACCGCCACCTTCCTGATGTTCGTCGAGTACGCCCGCAACGCGGCGCGTATGGCGGCGCTGATGAAGGCGCGGCAGATTATGGTCTATACCCATGACTCCATCGGACTCGGGGAAGACGGGCCTACGCACCAGGCGGTTGAACAGCTGGCGAGCCTGCGTCTGACGCCCAACTTCAGCACCTGGCGTCCGTGCGATCAGGTCGAAGCGGCGGTGGGCTGGAAGCTAGCGGTGGAACGCCACAACGGACCAACGGCACTGATTCTGTCACGCCAGAACCTGGCGCAGATTGAGCGAACCCCGGAGCAGGTGAAAAACATCGCCCGCGGCGGCTACATCCTGAAGGACAGCGGCGGCAAGCCGGACGTGATCCTGATTGCGACCGGGTCCGAGGTGGAAATTACGGTGAAAGCGGCGGAGAAACTGACTGCCGAAGGCCACGCGGTGCGCGTGGTGTCCCTGCCTTCCACGGATATTTTTGACGCCCAGGACGAGGCGTACCGGGAATCGGTCCTGCCGTCCAGCGTCGCGGCTCGCGTGGCGGTGGAAGCCGGTATTGCCGACTACTGGTACAAGTATGTCGGGCTCAAAGGGGCAATTGTCGGCATGCGGGGCTACGGTGAGTCCGCCCCTGCCGATAAGCTGTTCCCGTACTTCGGCTTTACCGTTGAGAACGTGGTGGAGAAGGCGCTGAGCGTGATCTAG
- the tal gene encoding transaldolase has product MNQLDGIKKFTTVVADSGDIESIRHYQPEDATTNPSLLLKAAGLAHFSHLIDDAIAYGKQRGKTQEQQVAEASDKLAVNFGAEILKSIPGRVSTEVDARLSFDKEKSINKARRLVELYEEQGIDKSRILIKLASTWEGIRAAEVLEKEGIHCNLTLLFSFAQARACAEAGVFLVSPFVGRIYDWYQAKQPMDPYVVDEDPGVKSVRNIYDYYKQHRYETIVMGASFRRTEQILALAGCDRLTISPNLLQELQDKEETVIRKLVPTSTVLPKPKAMTEAEFRWEHNQDAMAVEKLADGIRQFAVDQRKLEDLLAAKL; this is encoded by the coding sequence ATGAACCAGCTAGACGGCATCAAAAAATTCACCACCGTGGTTGCTGACAGCGGCGATATCGAGTCGATTCGCCACTATCAGCCGGAGGACGCGACCACTAACCCTTCGCTACTGCTCAAAGCTGCAGGGCTTGCCCATTTTAGCCATCTGATTGATGACGCCATTGCCTACGGTAAACAGCGCGGTAAAACGCAGGAGCAGCAGGTCGCCGAAGCCAGCGACAAGCTGGCGGTTAATTTTGGTGCGGAAATTCTTAAAAGCATCCCGGGCCGCGTCTCGACCGAAGTCGACGCCCGCCTCTCGTTCGATAAAGAAAAGAGCATTAATAAGGCGCGTCGCCTGGTGGAACTGTACGAGGAGCAGGGGATCGATAAATCACGCATTCTGATCAAGCTGGCGTCCACCTGGGAAGGCATCCGCGCGGCAGAGGTGCTGGAGAAAGAAGGTATCCACTGCAACCTGACCCTACTGTTCTCGTTTGCCCAGGCGCGCGCCTGCGCTGAAGCGGGCGTGTTCCTCGTCTCGCCGTTTGTCGGGCGCATCTACGACTGGTATCAGGCGAAACAGCCGATGGATCCATACGTGGTGGATGAGGATCCGGGCGTGAAATCGGTCCGTAATATCTACGACTACTACAAACAGCACCGCTACGAAACCATCGTGATGGGGGCCAGCTTCCGCCGTACCGAGCAGATCCTCGCCCTGGCAGGCTGCGACCGTCTGACCATCTCCCCTAACCTGCTCCAGGAGCTACAGGACAAAGAAGAAACGGTGATCCGCAAGCTGGTGCCGACCTCCACCGTTCTGCCAAAACCGAAAGCCATGACCGAAGCGGAGTTCCGCTGGGAGCACAATCAGGACGCCATGGCCGTGGAAAAACTGGCGGACGGCATCCGCCAGTTCGCCGTCGACCAGCGCAAACTTGAAGATCTTCTCGCCGCCAAACTTTAA
- the amiA gene encoding N-acetylmuramoyl-L-alanine amidase AmiA → MSTFKPLKALTSRRQVLKAGLAALTLTGIAKQAQAKDESTLKTSNGHSKPKTKKPGAKRLVMLDPGHGGIDTGAIGKNGSKEKHVVLAIAKNVRAILRSNGIDARLTRSGDTFIPLYDRVEIAHQHGADLFMSIHADGFTNPSAAGASVFALSNRGASSAMAKYLSDRENRADEVAGKKATDKDHLLQQVLFDLVQTDTIKNSLTLGSHILKKIKPVHRLHSKGTEQAAFVVLKSPSIPSVLVETSFITNPEEERLLGTTAFRQKIANAIASGIISYFNWFDNQKAHSRKR, encoded by the coding sequence ATGAGCACATTCAAACCATTAAAAGCACTCACATCGCGTCGTCAGGTTCTCAAAGCGGGGCTGGCGGCCTTAACGTTAACGGGTATCGCAAAGCAGGCTCAGGCGAAAGACGAGAGCACGCTCAAAACCAGTAACGGACACAGCAAACCGAAAACCAAAAAGCCGGGCGCGAAGCGTCTGGTGATGCTCGATCCGGGCCACGGCGGTATTGATACCGGCGCTATCGGCAAAAACGGGTCGAAAGAAAAACACGTCGTGCTGGCAATTGCAAAAAACGTGCGCGCAATTTTACGCAGCAACGGCATTGACGCCCGTCTGACGCGCTCTGGCGACACCTTTATTCCGCTGTATGACCGCGTTGAGATCGCCCACCAGCACGGTGCGGATCTGTTTATGTCGATTCACGCCGACGGTTTTACCAACCCTTCCGCAGCCGGCGCCTCGGTGTTTGCACTTTCCAACCGTGGCGCCAGTAGCGCCATGGCAAAATACCTCTCCGACCGCGAAAACCGGGCGGATGAAGTCGCCGGGAAGAAAGCCACTGACAAAGACCACCTGCTACAGCAGGTGCTGTTCGACCTCGTGCAGACGGATACGATCAAAAACAGCCTGACGCTCGGCTCGCATATTCTGAAGAAGATTAAGCCGGTGCATCGTCTGCACAGCAAAGGCACCGAGCAGGCGGCGTTCGTGGTGCTGAAGTCACCGTCCATCCCGTCCGTGCTGGTGGAAACCTCCTTCATTACCAACCCGGAAGAAGAGCGGCTCCTCGGCACCACGGCGTTTCGCCAGAAGATCGCCAACGCTATCGCCTCCGGCATTATCAGCTACTTTAACTGGTTCGATAACCAAAAAGCGCACTCCAGGAAACGTTGA
- the aegA gene encoding formate-dependent uric acid utilization protein AegA produces MNRFIMANSQQCIGCRACEVACVMAHNDEQYVLSERHFHPRITVLRAGEKSSPVTCHHCENAPCAQSCPNGAISKCDDSVQVNQQKCIGCKACVVACPFGTMEIIVTPLDSGGVKASANKCDLCLTRPHGPACIENCPAGVLSLATPAVLDTLAKSRRQRTACLEAQPWHAEAVREDASRTKLQQMQTTPPRGEPDKLAAAERVSHFNEIYLPFRDGQAAREASRCLKCGEQSICEWTCPLHNHIPQWIERLNAGDIVGAVELSHQTNCLPEITGRVCPQDRLCEGACTIREEAGSVTIGNIERYISDRALAMGWRPDMSAVTPTGKRVAIVGAGPAGLACADVLARSGASVTVYDRHPEIGGLLTFGIPAFKLDKSLLARRREIFTAMGIRFELNCEVGQDVSMSQLKHDYDALFIGVGTYRSMKAGIPHEDAPGVYDALPFLVGNTRHVMGLEATASEPFIDTHGLNVVVLGGGDTAMDCVRTALRHGAAKVTCAYRRDEANMPGSKKEVKNAREEGAAFEFNVQPVELTLDPDGKVNGIRMLRTKLGEPDAQGRRRPVPVAGSEFVMAADAVIMAFGFNPHAMPWLQAQGVETDDRGRIVASVESRYRYQTTNPQIFAGGDAVRGADLVVTAMAEGRHAAQGILDWLGVNAPNHH; encoded by the coding sequence ATGAATCGTTTTATTATGGCTAACAGCCAGCAGTGCATCGGGTGTCGCGCCTGCGAAGTGGCCTGCGTGATGGCGCACAACGATGAGCAGTACGTCCTGAGCGAGCGCCATTTTCATCCCCGTATTACGGTCCTGCGAGCCGGCGAGAAGAGTAGCCCCGTCACCTGCCATCACTGTGAAAACGCGCCCTGCGCGCAAAGCTGCCCGAACGGCGCCATCAGCAAATGCGATGACAGCGTACAGGTGAATCAACAAAAATGCATCGGCTGTAAGGCCTGCGTGGTGGCCTGCCCGTTTGGCACGATGGAGATTATCGTCACCCCGCTCGACAGCGGCGGCGTGAAGGCCTCGGCGAATAAATGCGATCTCTGTCTGACGCGGCCACACGGCCCGGCCTGTATCGAAAATTGCCCGGCAGGTGTTCTGTCACTGGCGACGCCTGCTGTCCTTGATACTCTGGCGAAATCGCGCCGACAGCGCACGGCCTGCCTGGAGGCGCAGCCCTGGCACGCGGAAGCCGTCAGAGAAGACGCTTCGCGCACCAAACTGCAGCAGATGCAAACAACCCCGCCGCGCGGCGAGCCCGATAAACTCGCTGCCGCAGAGCGCGTGAGCCATTTTAATGAAATTTACCTGCCGTTCCGGGACGGGCAGGCCGCCCGCGAGGCGTCGCGCTGCCTGAAATGCGGCGAGCAAAGCATTTGCGAATGGACCTGCCCGCTGCATAACCACATCCCGCAGTGGATCGAGCGCCTCAACGCGGGGGACATCGTCGGCGCGGTCGAGCTTTCTCATCAGACCAACTGTTTACCTGAAATTACCGGCCGCGTCTGTCCGCAGGACCGATTATGCGAGGGTGCCTGCACAATACGTGAAGAGGCGGGATCCGTGACCATCGGTAACATCGAGCGCTATATCTCCGATCGGGCGCTAGCGATGGGCTGGCGGCCGGATATGTCCGCCGTCACGCCGACAGGTAAACGTGTTGCGATCGTCGGCGCCGGGCCCGCCGGGCTGGCGTGCGCCGACGTGCTGGCGCGCAGCGGCGCGAGTGTGACGGTCTATGACCGGCATCCGGAAATTGGCGGATTGCTGACCTTTGGCATCCCGGCATTCAAGCTGGACAAATCGTTGCTCGCGCGGCGCAGAGAGATATTTACCGCGATGGGGATCCGCTTCGAGCTGAACTGCGAGGTGGGCCAGGACGTGTCGATGTCGCAGTTAAAGCACGATTACGACGCCCTGTTTATTGGCGTGGGAACCTATCGCTCGATGAAGGCGGGTATCCCGCACGAGGACGCGCCAGGGGTCTATGACGCGCTGCCTTTCCTGGTGGGCAACACGCGACACGTTATGGGGCTGGAGGCGACGGCCAGCGAACCGTTCATCGACACCCATGGCTTAAACGTGGTGGTGCTTGGCGGGGGCGATACCGCGATGGACTGCGTTCGAACCGCGTTACGCCACGGCGCGGCGAAGGTGACCTGCGCCTATCGTCGGGATGAGGCCAATATGCCGGGCTCGAAGAAAGAGGTGAAGAACGCCCGAGAAGAGGGCGCGGCGTTTGAATTTAACGTTCAGCCGGTTGAGCTGACGCTGGATCCTGACGGAAAGGTCAACGGTATCCGGATGCTGCGTACCAAGCTCGGTGAACCGGACGCGCAGGGACGGCGTCGGCCCGTTCCGGTAGCGGGCAGCGAGTTCGTGATGGCGGCAGATGCGGTCATCATGGCGTTTGGTTTTAACCCGCATGCGATGCCGTGGCTGCAGGCGCAGGGTGTCGAAACGGATGACCGGGGGCGGATCGTTGCTTCGGTCGAGAGCCGCTACCGTTATCAGACGACTAACCCACAGATCTTCGCCGGGGGCGATGCGGTACGCGGTGCGGATCTGGTGGTGACCGCAATGGCGGAAGGGCGTCATGCGGCGCAGGGGATACTCGACTGGCTTGGGGTTAACGCGCCAAATCATCATTAA
- a CDS encoding DUF1176 domain-containing protein: protein MRYSVFLFYLFCVLLAPQVRAAPAQQAFSDWQVTCNNQNFCLARNTGEHRGLVMTLTRSAGAKTDATLRIDLGGLDAPSVKEPEIAPRLLLDNVPLKLDKQRWQLTPWHLKTDDAATITAFLKNIQEGKALTLRDGKQVISLSGLKAALLFIDAQQKRVGSETAWIKKGDDPPLSVPPAPALKKVAVVNPTPTPLSHAELNDLLDYGTGRMNASQCSLDPNRREVRVTALTDDKALLIVSCEAGAYNTVDLAWLVSRKKPFTARSVRLRLPFTPSGEGSEMELMNASFDEKTRELTTLALGRGLGDCGIQTRWRFDGQRFRLVRYAEEPSCDNWNGPDAWPTLWITR from the coding sequence ATGCGCTACAGCGTCTTTTTGTTTTACCTGTTTTGTGTGCTCCTCGCGCCGCAGGTGCGGGCAGCACCTGCCCAGCAAGCCTTCTCCGACTGGCAGGTAACCTGCAATAACCAGAATTTTTGCCTCGCACGCAATACCGGTGAACACCGTGGTCTGGTCATGACGCTCACCCGTAGTGCCGGGGCGAAAACGGACGCCACGCTGCGTATCGATCTCGGCGGTCTTGATGCGCCCTCGGTCAAAGAGCCAGAGATTGCCCCCCGGCTGCTGCTGGATAACGTTCCCCTGAAGCTGGACAAACAGCGCTGGCAGCTCACGCCCTGGCATCTTAAAACGGACGATGCGGCCACCATCACCGCCTTTCTGAAAAACATCCAGGAAGGGAAGGCCCTGACCCTGCGCGACGGTAAGCAGGTCATTTCACTGAGCGGTCTGAAAGCCGCGCTGCTGTTCATTGATGCGCAGCAAAAGCGCGTCGGCAGCGAAACCGCGTGGATCAAGAAAGGTGACGATCCGCCGTTAAGCGTTCCGCCTGCTCCTGCCCTTAAAAAGGTGGCGGTCGTCAACCCGACCCCGACGCCGCTCTCTCACGCCGAACTGAACGACCTGCTGGACTATGGTACCGGGCGGATGAACGCCAGCCAGTGCTCGCTGGATCCTAACCGTCGGGAAGTGCGCGTCACCGCGTTAACCGATGACAAAGCGCTGCTGATCGTCAGCTGCGAGGCGGGGGCCTATAACACGGTCGATCTGGCGTGGCTGGTATCGCGTAAAAAACCGTTCACCGCGCGCAGCGTCAGGCTGCGTCTGCCGTTCACGCCGTCAGGCGAGGGGAGCGAAATGGAGTTGATGAACGCCAGCTTCGATGAAAAGACGCGCGAGCTGACAACGCTCGCGCTGGGGCGCGGTTTGGGTGATTGCGGGATCCAGACGCGCTGGCGTTTTGACGGCCAGCGTTTCCGTCTGGTGCGCTACGCTGAGGAGCCCAGCTGCGACAACTGGAACGGGCCAGATGCCTGGCCCACGCTGTGGATCACGCGGTAG